One window of Candidatus Poribacteria bacterium genomic DNA carries:
- a CDS encoding LamG domain-containing protein: MNAPVDGDASVWYVRLDRTTIRVRDQGESAMKRWAMGLALLLGVGIHAAQALDTKGLVLYLPLDEGTGKVANDISGTGNHGALTGDVQWVTGKHGKAAMVSDAAAGNMIVVKHHASLQAKGALTLAAWAKVDTAPDSHVSIITKADTWMIHVSNWQGPGLEWEPLYWTPDFVAWQTKASKNVPMKEWHHIVGVFDGTNVINYIDGKEAGRVAQKGEVKVSTVDVVIGRDSRGCCAARKSTMTVDDVMVFTRAVTAAEAGEIMNYTPTAVEPSGKLAAMWAQVKSQ; this comes from the coding sequence ATGAACGCGCCGGTTGACGGCGACGCGAGCGTCTGGTACGTTAGGCTCGACCGGACGACAATACGGGTCAGGGATCAAGGAGAGAGTGCCATGAAGCGATGGGCGATGGGACTTGCGTTGCTGCTTGGGGTCGGTATCCACGCCGCGCAGGCTCTCGATACGAAGGGGCTTGTGCTCTACCTGCCGTTGGACGAGGGAACGGGCAAAGTCGCCAACGACATCTCCGGCACTGGCAATCACGGTGCTCTGACGGGCGATGTCCAGTGGGTGACGGGCAAACACGGCAAGGCGGCGATGGTGAGCGATGCCGCCGCCGGAAACATGATCGTCGTCAAGCACCATGCGTCGCTGCAGGCGAAGGGCGCGTTGACGCTCGCCGCCTGGGCAAAGGTGGACACGGCGCCGGATTCCCACGTCTCGATCATCACAAAGGCTGACACGTGGATGATCCACGTGAGCAACTGGCAGGGTCCCGGTCTCGAATGGGAGCCTCTTTACTGGACGCCTGATTTCGTCGCATGGCAGACGAAGGCGAGCAAGAACGTCCCGATGAAGGAATGGCACCACATCGTCGGCGTCTTCGATGGCACGAACGTCATCAACTACATCGACGGCAAGGAAGCCGGTCGAGTCGCCCAGAAGGGCGAAGTGAAGGTCTCGACTGTCGATGTCGTCATCGGGCGCGACAGCCGAGGCTGCTGCGCAGCGCGGAAGTCGACGATGACGGTCGATGACGTGATGGTCTTCACGCGTGCGGTGACCGCCGCCGAAGCCGGCGAGATCATGAACTACACGCCGACCGCCGTCGAGCCCTCCGGCAAGCTCGCAGCGATGTGGGCTCAGGTGAAGTCGCAGTAG